One region of Roseovarius faecimaris genomic DNA includes:
- a CDS encoding cell division ATP-binding protein FtsE, protein MIDLENVAYSYGGGELLSEISLKLAPGSFHFLTGPSGSGKTTLLKLCYGALMPTAGHIRLFDEDLRSMERDDIALVRRRIGVVHQDCQFLDHLPLADNLALPLMVSGRDLLAEQANLKELMGWVGLTARADALPPELSGGERQRAALARAVIMSPDVILADEPTGNVDWEMSQRLLRLLVELNRMGKTIMIATHDLALIRAAKSHVQARVLRISNRRVQLAGADL, encoded by the coding sequence GTGATCGATCTTGAGAATGTGGCCTATAGCTATGGCGGAGGTGAGCTGCTGAGTGAGATATCGCTCAAGCTGGCGCCTGGCTCTTTTCATTTTCTCACCGGTCCGTCGGGCTCGGGCAAGACCACATTGCTCAAGCTTTGCTATGGTGCGCTGATGCCCACGGCGGGACATATCAGGCTGTTCGACGAGGATCTGCGCAGCATGGAGCGCGACGATATCGCGCTGGTCCGCCGCCGGATCGGCGTGGTGCATCAGGATTGCCAGTTTCTCGACCATCTGCCGCTCGCTGACAATCTGGCCCTGCCGCTGATGGTGTCGGGGCGCGATCTGCTTGCCGAGCAGGCCAACCTTAAGGAACTGATGGGCTGGGTGGGTCTGACGGCGCGCGCCGATGCCCTGCCACCAGAGCTTTCGGGAGGCGAGAGGCAGCGCGCCGCACTGGCGCGGGCGGTCATCATGTCGCCTGATGTCATTCTGGCCGATGAGCCAACAGGCAATGTCGACTGGGAGATGTCCCAACGCCTGCTTCGGCTTCTGGTCGAGCTTAACCGGATGGGCAAGACGATCATGATCGCCACCCATGACCTCGCCCTTATTCGCGCCGCCAAGTCGCATGTGCAGGCGCGCGTGCTGCGGATCTCGAACCGGCGTGTGCAGTTGGCGGGGGCAGATCTGTGA
- a CDS encoding MAPEG family protein, with translation MTPELTALALAALLQVGQLCLYSVAGQAQAGTKKALKPRDEPVVLTGKAGRIHRALNNHFEGLILFSIACLVIAVSGQSTGFTAACAFAYLAARIAYIPAYVFGWVPWRSAIWAVGFLATALMLLAALV, from the coding sequence ATGACCCCCGAGCTTACCGCCCTCGCTCTTGCCGCCCTCCTGCAGGTGGGCCAGCTTTGCCTTTATTCCGTGGCGGGGCAGGCCCAGGCGGGAACGAAGAAGGCGCTGAAGCCGCGGGACGAGCCTGTCGTGCTGACCGGCAAGGCAGGGCGCATTCACCGCGCGCTCAACAACCATTTCGAGGGGTTGATCCTTTTTTCAATCGCCTGCCTCGTCATCGCCGTCTCGGGCCAGTCCACCGGGTTCACCGCCGCCTGTGCCTTTGCCTATCTCGCCGCGCGGATCGCATATATCCCCGCCTATGTCTTTGGCTGGGTGCCGTGGCGCTCGGCGATATGGGCGGTTGGGTTTCTCGCCACCGCGCTCATGCTGCTCGCCGCGCTGGTCTGA
- a CDS encoding cell division protein FtsX, producing MRPDFSTLTDLLMGDAQADRVVPPTGFTATLTLFSAAAMAFLAVFALALSMATGRLADRWGDELARSSTIRISAPADQMAAQTAAVLRVLETTSGVASARALETAEQQALLEPWFGPDLPLDALPIPQLIEVIEDQSGFDADGLRLRLQAEVPGAVLDDHTRWRRPLVRAAERLRALGWVSILLIGAATAAMITLAANAALAANEQVIKVLRLVGARDGYIAQAFVRRFTIRALLGATIGTLLASIALALLPSAQAEGGFLTGLGFQGWHWLWPFVVPPLAAAVAFAATRTAARKTLKDMP from the coding sequence ATGCGGCCCGATTTCAGCACCCTTACCGATTTGCTTATGGGCGATGCGCAGGCGGATCGGGTTGTCCCGCCCACTGGCTTCACCGCCACGCTGACGTTGTTCAGTGCAGCGGCCATGGCGTTTCTTGCGGTCTTTGCGCTGGCGCTGTCGATGGCGACGGGGCGATTGGCGGACCGCTGGGGTGATGAGCTGGCGCGCAGCTCGACCATTCGGATCTCGGCCCCGGCCGATCAGATGGCCGCTCAGACCGCCGCTGTTCTCAGGGTCCTTGAGACGACCAGCGGTGTCGCGTCGGCCCGCGCCCTGGAGACAGCCGAGCAGCAGGCGCTGCTGGAGCCCTGGTTTGGCCCTGATCTGCCGCTCGATGCGCTGCCGATCCCACAGCTGATCGAGGTCATCGAAGATCAGAGCGGCTTTGACGCCGACGGGTTGCGTCTGCGCCTTCAGGCGGAAGTGCCCGGTGCGGTGCTTGACGATCACACACGCTGGCGCAGGCCGCTTGTGCGCGCGGCCGAGAGGCTGCGGGCGCTCGGCTGGGTGTCGATCCTGCTCATTGGGGCGGCGACGGCAGCGATGATCACGCTGGCGGCCAATGCGGCGCTTGCCGCGAATGAACAGGTGATCAAGGTGCTGCGCCTTGTCGGGGCACGTGACGGCTATATCGCGCAGGCATTCGTGCGCCGCTTCACGATCCGCGCGCTGCTCGGGGCCACCATCGGCACGCTTCTGGCCTCGATTGCGCTTGCGCTTCTGCCATCCGCACAGGCCGAAGGTGGATTTCTGACAGGGCTCGGCTTTCAGGGCTGGCACTGGCTGTGGCCGTTTGTCGTGCCGCCACTCGCTGCGGCAGTGGCCTTTGCGGCCACACGAACCGCCGCACGCAAAACGCTTAAGGACATGCCATGA
- a CDS encoding D-cysteine desulfhydrase — protein MNLAKFPRVRLAHLATPLEPMPRLSEALGGPEIWIKRDDCTGLSTGGNKTRKLEFLMAEAVAQGADMVMTQGATQSNHARQTAAAAVKLGMACHILLEDRTGYNYDNYKYNGNVLLDHLHGATMEHRGPDLDMNAEMEAVADKKRAEGVNVYTIPGGGSNATGALGYVNCAFELLHQFVDMGLNVDHIVHATGSAGTQAGLITGLKAMNANIPLLGIGVRAPKPKQEENVYNLAVKTAEKLGCPGVVAREDVVANTDYVGPGYGIPADDTLEAIDLFAKTEAILLDPVYSAKGAAGLIDLCRKGHFKKGEKVVFLHTGGAIGLTGYSHCFNVAG, from the coding sequence ATGAACCTCGCCAAATTCCCCCGTGTTCGCCTGGCCCACCTGGCCACCCCGCTAGAGCCCATGCCGCGCCTTTCCGAGGCGCTGGGTGGTCCGGAAATCTGGATCAAGCGCGACGATTGCACCGGTCTGAGCACCGGCGGCAACAAAACCCGCAAACTTGAGTTCCTCATGGCCGAAGCGGTCGCACAGGGTGCCGACATGGTGATGACCCAGGGCGCCACGCAATCTAACCACGCCCGCCAGACAGCCGCCGCCGCGGTCAAGCTGGGCATGGCCTGCCACATCCTGCTCGAGGACCGGACGGGCTATAACTATGACAACTACAAGTACAACGGGAACGTGCTGCTCGATCATCTGCATGGTGCGACGATGGAACATCGCGGGCCCGATCTGGATATGAATGCCGAAATGGAAGCGGTGGCCGACAAGAAACGCGCCGAAGGGGTGAATGTTTACACCATCCCCGGCGGCGGATCGAACGCCACGGGCGCGCTGGGCTATGTGAACTGCGCGTTTGAATTGCTGCACCAGTTTGTCGACATGGGCCTGAACGTGGACCATATCGTGCACGCCACCGGCTCGGCCGGCACGCAGGCCGGGTTGATCACCGGCCTCAAGGCGATGAACGCGAACATCCCGCTTCTGGGTATCGGCGTGCGCGCGCCCAAGCCCAAGCAGGAAGAGAACGTCTATAACCTCGCCGTCAAGACCGCCGAAAAGCTGGGCTGCCCCGGTGTGGTGGCGCGCGAGGACGTGGTGGCCAACACCGACTATGTCGGCCCCGGCTATGGCATCCCCGCCGATGACACGCTCGAGGCGATCGACCTCTTTGCCAAGACCGAAGCCATCCTGCTCGACCCGGTCTACTCCGCAAAGGGCGCTGCCGGTCTGATTGACCTCTGCCGCAAGGGGCATTTCAAGAAGGGCGAGAAGGTCGTCTTCCTGCATACCGGCGGGGCGATTGGCCTGACCGGCTATAGCCACTGCTTCAACGTCGCCGGATGA
- a CDS encoding zinc-ribbon domain-containing protein: protein MRLTCPNCEAQYEVPDEVIPETGRDVQCSNCGDTWFQHHPDHMPEDAEPSETTESWDVSPPPEPEPEPEPEAEPEPETAPEEESAPPPPSRRELDAEVRDVLREEADRERAAREQESGGLETQPDLGLDSHEDEIEKRNREAQARMARLRGEPEDETPERPDLDPGTRRNLLPDIDEINSSLSSDREESSVQPVDHTEVEPTVPTSKSGFRRGFNTVLLLAVIGLLLYMFAPQLARSVPALEGALSSYVALVDHGRAWLDGLVSGLMGGG from the coding sequence ATGAGGCTTACATGCCCGAATTGCGAAGCTCAGTATGAGGTTCCGGACGAGGTGATCCCGGAAACGGGGCGCGATGTGCAATGCTCCAATTGCGGGGATACCTGGTTTCAGCATCACCCTGATCACATGCCCGAAGACGCCGAACCGTCCGAAACGACGGAAAGCTGGGATGTATCCCCCCCGCCCGAGCCTGAGCCTGAGCCTGAGCCTGAGGCGGAACCAGAACCAGAGACAGCGCCAGAAGAAGAAAGCGCACCACCCCCTCCGTCCCGCCGTGAACTCGACGCAGAAGTGCGCGATGTCCTGCGCGAAGAGGCCGACCGGGAGCGCGCGGCGCGCGAGCAGGAGTCCGGTGGGCTTGAAACCCAGCCCGATCTGGGGCTCGACAGCCATGAAGACGAGATCGAAAAGCGCAACCGCGAAGCGCAGGCCCGGATGGCCCGGCTCCGCGGAGAGCCGGAGGATGAAACGCCCGAGCGTCCCGATCTGGACCCGGGCACACGGCGCAACCTCTTGCCTGACATCGACGAAATCAACTCGTCGCTCAGCTCTGACCGCGAAGAAAGCAGCGTTCAGCCGGTTGACCACACTGAGGTTGAGCCGACCGTGCCCACCAGCAAAAGCGGTTTCCGGCGCGGGTTCAACACGGTCTTGCTTCTGGCGGTGATCGGGCTGCTTCTGTACATGTTTGCACCGCAGCTGGCCAGATCCGTACCGGCGCTCGAAGGCGCATTGAGCAGCTATGTGGCGCTTGTCGATCACGGGCGCGCCTGGCTTGATGGCTTGGTGAGCGGCCTGATGGGCGGGGGTTAA
- a CDS encoding lysophospholipid acyltransferase family protein — protein sequence MKDAVQWIRSLLFVGQAYFMMLPLGLLFLPWALVSRKGALTACKSWCVWIRWTASWMVGLRTEVRGTPPADEVMIAAKHQSFLDIILIFHSVPAGKFIMKRELLKAPILGQYALGIGCVPVDRGKRSQAIKKMVADVAKGKQQPGQLIIYPQGTRIPPGVSAPYKIGTGVLYDELGQDCVPVATNVGLFWPKRGIMRRPGLAVVEFLPRIKAGLDKEDFMARLEDEVETASDRLMREAGFDTPDR from the coding sequence ATGAAAGACGCGGTGCAATGGATCCGCTCACTGCTTTTTGTGGGGCAGGCTTATTTCATGATGCTGCCGCTCGGGCTGCTTTTCCTGCCCTGGGCTCTTGTCAGTCGAAAGGGCGCCTTGACCGCCTGCAAGAGCTGGTGCGTCTGGATCCGCTGGACCGCGTCCTGGATGGTGGGCCTGCGGACCGAAGTGCGGGGCACACCGCCCGCCGACGAGGTGATGATCGCCGCAAAGCATCAGTCATTTCTCGACATCATCCTGATTTTCCACAGCGTGCCCGCCGGCAAGTTCATCATGAAGCGCGAATTGCTCAAGGCCCCGATCCTCGGGCAATATGCGCTTGGGATCGGATGCGTACCGGTGGATCGCGGCAAGCGCAGCCAGGCGATCAAGAAGATGGTGGCCGATGTGGCCAAGGGCAAGCAGCAGCCGGGGCAGTTGATCATCTACCCGCAGGGCACGCGTATCCCGCCCGGCGTCTCGGCGCCCTACAAGATCGGCACCGGCGTGCTTTATGACGAGTTGGGACAGGATTGCGTACCGGTTGCCACCAATGTGGGCCTGTTCTGGCCCAAGCGCGGCATCATGCGGCGGCCCGGGCTTGCGGTGGTGGAGTTCCTGCCGCGGATCAAGGCAGGGCTCGACAAGGAAGATTTCATGGCCCGGCTGGAGGACGAGGTGGAAACGGCCTCTGACCGGCTGATGCGCGAGGCGGGCTTTGATACGCCAGACCGCTGA
- a CDS encoding LysR family transcriptional regulator, with protein sequence MKLEWIEDILAVLDTGSFHAAAERRFLTPSAFTRRIRTMEETLGCALFDRARKPVTLLPHVQKLEVDLRDAARRFRELRLKLADNAARNETQLTLGCQHALTTTVSPRLLRHLGQTRRAEMRIRSGTRSECHQMLLRQEVDFGLIYETPEDALQFDERLFDKITFGNDLLIPVANLRAAPGLRAALDAGELPLISYPANIHLGEVMRVHILPGLMRGLRTRIVAETGLTPAVLQFLRQGLGIGWLPKSMAQEALALGELEDLTGELPSTPLTIRIIRARTDGTETTRAAWADVMALVGASG encoded by the coding sequence GTGAAACTCGAATGGATTGAGGATATCCTCGCGGTTCTCGATACCGGATCGTTCCACGCGGCAGCGGAGCGGCGATTTCTGACACCATCCGCGTTCACGCGGCGCATCCGGACGATGGAAGAAACACTGGGGTGCGCGCTTTTTGACCGGGCACGCAAACCGGTGACGCTGCTGCCGCATGTCCAAAAGCTTGAGGTGGACCTGCGCGATGCGGCGCGACGTTTTCGGGAATTGCGGCTGAAACTGGCGGACAACGCCGCGCGGAATGAAACGCAGCTGACCCTTGGGTGTCAGCACGCGCTGACCACCACGGTCTCACCCCGGCTTCTGCGGCATCTGGGCCAGACGCGGCGGGCCGAGATGCGGATCCGCTCCGGCACCCGCAGCGAATGCCACCAGATGTTGCTTCGGCAGGAGGTGGATTTCGGGTTGATCTATGAGACGCCCGAAGATGCGCTGCAGTTCGATGAGCGGCTGTTTGACAAGATCACCTTCGGCAATGACCTGTTGATTCCGGTGGCCAATCTGCGCGCCGCGCCCGGCCTTCGGGCGGCACTGGACGCGGGCGAGCTGCCGCTGATCAGCTATCCGGCCAATATCCACCTGGGCGAAGTGATGCGCGTGCATATCCTGCCGGGCCTGATGCGCGGATTGCGAACACGCATCGTGGCCGAGACGGGGCTGACCCCGGCGGTGCTGCAATTCCTTCGGCAGGGGCTGGGGATCGGCTGGCTGCCCAAATCCATGGCCCAGGAAGCATTGGCCCTTGGCGAATTGGAGGACCTGACCGGGGAGCTGCCGTCGACACCGCTGACAATCCGCATCATCCGTGCGCGGACCGACGGAACAGAGACGACCCGCGCCGCCTGGGCGGACGTCATGGCACTGGTCGGCGCCTCCGGTTAG
- the odhB gene encoding 2-oxoglutarate dehydrogenase complex dihydrolipoyllysine-residue succinyltransferase, producing MSIEVRVPTLGESVTEATVATWFKKPGDAVAADEMLCELETDKVTVEVPAPAAGVMGEIVAAEGSTVGVDALLATISEGDSAGAEPAKAPQKDADEAPASSGASVDVMVPTLGESVTEATVSTWFKKVGDSVAADEMLCELETDKVSVEVPAPSAGTLTEILAGEGDTVKAGGKLAVMSGGADGAVEPAERPQPEGNEAVADGEQYTPPAAGKDVEDAPSAKKAMAEAGLSADQVQGSGRDGRVMKEDVAKAAAAVANAPAPAAAPAQAPRAPVSADDAAREERVKMTRLRQTIARRLKDSQNTAAMLTTYNEVDMTEVMALRNQYKDEFVKKHGVKLGFMSFFTKACVHALKEVPEVNAEIDGTDIVYKNFVHMGIAAGTPTGLVVPVIRDADSMSFAEIEKQIAEKGARARDGKLSMAEMQGGTFTISNGGVYGSLMSSPILNPPQSGILGMHKIQQRPMVVNGEIVARPMMYLALSYDHRIVDGKGAVTFLVRVKDALEDPRRLLMDL from the coding sequence ATGTCTATCGAAGTTCGCGTCCCCACTCTGGGCGAATCCGTGACCGAAGCGACGGTGGCCACATGGTTCAAGAAGCCGGGCGATGCCGTGGCGGCTGATGAAATGCTCTGTGAGCTGGAAACCGACAAGGTCACCGTCGAAGTGCCCGCCCCCGCGGCCGGCGTCATGGGCGAGATCGTCGCGGCCGAGGGGTCAACCGTTGGGGTGGATGCCCTGCTGGCCACCATTTCCGAGGGTGACAGCGCGGGCGCCGAACCTGCCAAGGCCCCCCAGAAAGATGCCGATGAAGCGCCCGCCTCTTCGGGGGCATCGGTCGATGTGATGGTGCCGACACTGGGCGAAAGCGTGACCGAGGCGACCGTTTCCACCTGGTTCAAGAAGGTGGGTGACAGCGTCGCTGCCGATGAAATGCTCTGTGAGCTGGAAACCGACAAGGTGTCGGTCGAAGTCCCCGCGCCGAGCGCCGGCACGCTTACTGAAATCCTTGCCGGAGAAGGCGACACCGTCAAAGCCGGTGGCAAACTCGCGGTGATGTCAGGCGGTGCGGATGGCGCGGTGGAACCGGCCGAACGCCCGCAACCCGAAGGTAATGAGGCCGTGGCCGATGGCGAACAATACACGCCGCCCGCTGCTGGCAAGGATGTGGAGGATGCGCCTTCCGCCAAGAAAGCCATGGCCGAAGCGGGGCTCAGCGCCGATCAGGTGCAAGGTTCGGGCCGCGATGGCCGGGTGATGAAGGAAGACGTGGCCAAGGCTGCTGCTGCGGTGGCCAATGCGCCCGCCCCCGCCGCGGCACCCGCCCAGGCCCCGCGCGCGCCGGTCTCTGCTGATGATGCCGCGCGTGAGGAACGGGTCAAGATGACCCGCCTGCGCCAGACCATCGCGCGCCGCCTCAAGGACAGCCAGAACACCGCCGCCATGCTGACCACCTATAACGAGGTGGACATGACCGAGGTGATGGCCCTGCGCAATCAGTACAAGGACGAGTTCGTCAAGAAACACGGTGTGAAACTGGGCTTCATGTCCTTCTTCACCAAGGCCTGCGTGCATGCGCTGAAGGAAGTGCCTGAGGTGAATGCCGAGATCGACGGCACGGATATCGTCTATAAGAACTTCGTGCATATGGGCATCGCGGCGGGCACGCCCACCGGCCTTGTCGTGCCGGTCATTCGTGACGCGGATTCGATGAGCTTTGCCGAAATCGAAAAGCAGATCGCCGAGAAAGGCGCCCGCGCCCGCGACGGCAAGCTGAGCATGGCCGAGATGCAGGGCGGGACGTTCACCATCTCTAACGGTGGTGTCTACGGCTCGCTCATGTCCTCGCCCATCCTGAACCCGCCGCAATCGGGGATCCTGGGGATGCACAAGATCCAGCAGCGCCCGATGGTGGTGAATGGCGAGATCGTCGCGCGCCCGATGATGTATCTGGCGCTCAGCTACGACCACCGGATCGTGGACGGCAAAGGCGCCGTGACCTTCCTCGTGCGGGTCAAGGATGCTCTGGAAGACCCGCGCCGGTTGCTGATGGACCTGTAA
- a CDS encoding aspartate/glutamate racemase family protein, protein MRPVGILGGMGPEATVLLMQKLLAAVPAHDDADHVPVIVHQNPQVPSRIAALIEGTGEDPGPTLARMARDLQAAGAKALAMPCNTAHHYAPAVEAATDLPFLNMITLTATALSACGARRVGMLASPATRLVGVFDEAFAAQGLDPVWREEEGLLQVIRAVKAGAGEAETGPALRREAEALLSAGADHLLVACTELSLLTGYLPDGAAHSDSLDCLVGAIVSFAKSPPEV, encoded by the coding sequence ATGAGACCGGTCGGCATTCTGGGGGGGATGGGGCCGGAGGCTACCGTTCTTCTGATGCAAAAGCTGCTGGCCGCCGTGCCCGCGCATGACGATGCGGACCATGTGCCTGTCATCGTGCATCAGAACCCCCAGGTGCCAAGCCGTATCGCGGCGTTGATCGAAGGTACGGGCGAGGACCCGGGGCCGACGTTGGCCCGCATGGCGCGGGACTTGCAGGCGGCGGGGGCCAAGGCGCTCGCCATGCCCTGCAACACCGCGCATCACTACGCACCGGCGGTGGAGGCGGCGACCGACCTGCCGTTTCTCAACATGATTACCCTGACCGCGACGGCGCTGAGCGCATGTGGCGCCCGACGTGTGGGCATGCTCGCGTCGCCTGCCACACGGCTCGTGGGCGTGTTTGACGAGGCGTTCGCGGCGCAAGGGCTTGACCCCGTCTGGCGCGAGGAAGAGGGGCTGTTGCAGGTGATCCGCGCGGTCAAGGCCGGAGCGGGAGAGGCCGAAACCGGCCCGGCCCTCCGCCGGGAGGCCGAAGCGCTTCTTTCCGCGGGGGCCGATCACCTTCTGGTGGCCTGTACGGAGCTTTCTTTGCTGACCGGCTATCTTCCGGACGGGGCGGCACACAGCGATAGCCTTGACTGTCTGGTTGGCGCGATTGTGTCCTTCGCCAAGTCCCCGCCCGAGGTGTGA
- the lpdA gene encoding dihydrolipoyl dehydrogenase: MANYDVIVIGAGPGGYVAAIRCAQLGLKTACVEGRETLGGTCLNVGCIPSKALLHASHQLHEAEHNFAKMGLKGKAPSVDWKQMLAYKDDVIGQNTKGIEFLFKKNKIDWLKGWGSIPEAGKVKVGDEVHEAKNIIIASGSEPSSLPNVEVDEKVVVTSTGALELGKVPKKLVVIGAGVIGLELGSVYARLGSEVTVVEFLDAITPGMDGEVQKNFQRILKKQGLSFIMGAAVQSVEASKTKAKVNYKLRKDDSEHQLDADCVLVATGRKPYTDGLGLEALGVEMTERGQIRTNAHWQTNVKGIYAIGDAIEGPMLAHKAEDEGMAAAEVIAGKHGHVNYGVIPGVIYTHPEVSNVGETEESLKAAGRAYKVGKFSFMGNGRAKAVFAGEGFVKLLADKETDRILGAHIIGPAAGDLIHEICVAMEFGASAEDLALTCHAHPTYSEAVREAALACGDGAIHA; encoded by the coding sequence ATGGCTAATTACGACGTTATCGTCATCGGCGCAGGCCCCGGCGGCTATGTGGCCGCGATCCGCTGCGCGCAGCTGGGGCTGAAAACCGCCTGTGTCGAGGGCCGCGAGACGCTGGGCGGCACCTGCCTCAATGTGGGGTGCATCCCCTCCAAGGCGCTGCTGCATGCCTCTCACCAATTGCACGAGGCCGAGCACAACTTTGCCAAGATGGGCCTGAAGGGCAAAGCGCCATCGGTCGATTGGAAACAGATGCTGGCCTATAAAGACGATGTCATCGGCCAGAACACGAAAGGCATCGAGTTTCTGTTCAAGAAGAACAAGATCGACTGGCTGAAGGGCTGGGGGTCGATCCCCGAGGCGGGCAAGGTCAAGGTCGGTGACGAGGTGCACGAGGCCAAGAACATCATCATCGCGTCAGGATCCGAGCCGTCATCGCTGCCGAATGTCGAGGTGGATGAGAAGGTCGTCGTCACCTCCACCGGCGCGCTGGAACTGGGCAAGGTGCCGAAGAAACTGGTTGTGATCGGGGCCGGTGTCATCGGGCTGGAGCTGGGCTCGGTCTATGCGCGTCTGGGCAGCGAGGTGACGGTGGTCGAGTTCCTCGATGCAATCACACCGGGCATGGATGGCGAAGTGCAGAAGAACTTCCAGCGCATCCTGAAAAAGCAGGGGCTGAGCTTCATCATGGGGGCCGCCGTACAGTCGGTGGAGGCGAGCAAGACCAAAGCCAAGGTGAATTACAAGCTGCGCAAGGATGACAGCGAGCACCAGCTTGATGCCGATTGCGTACTGGTCGCCACGGGTCGCAAACCTTACACTGACGGGCTGGGACTGGAGGCGCTTGGCGTCGAGATGACCGAGCGCGGCCAGATCAGGACAAACGCCCATTGGCAGACCAATGTGAAGGGCATTTATGCCATTGGCGATGCGATTGAGGGGCCGATGCTGGCCCATAAAGCCGAGGATGAGGGCATGGCCGCCGCAGAGGTCATCGCAGGCAAACATGGCCATGTGAATTATGGCGTGATCCCGGGTGTCATCTATACCCACCCCGAAGTGTCCAATGTGGGCGAGACCGAAGAGAGCCTCAAGGCAGCAGGACGCGCCTATAAGGTTGGCAAATTCTCCTTCATGGGCAATGGCCGTGCGAAGGCGGTGTTTGCCGGAGAAGGGTTTGTCAAACTTCTGGCCGACAAGGAGACGGATCGCATTCTGGGTGCGCATATCATCGGCCCGGCGGCGGGGGATCTTATTCACGAGATCTGCGTCGCGATGGAGTTTGGCGCCTCGGCCGAGGATCTTGCGCTGACCTGTCATGCGCATCCGACCTATTCCGAAGCTGTGCGCGAGGCTGCTCTGGCCTGCGGCGACGGTGCAATTCACGCCTGA
- a CDS encoding sterol desaturase family protein — MSYLTDLLVLYTVYLTNFFDFLWDPNERIFAMYLLAAVPFAYFAYRTHKYHKAQSAGGFLSFLFPREVWSHPSAWLDLRYFLFHKCIGHFFFFVALTGCTAWAFALVTGGMNLADMATEGDAHRGSSDYLIALAYMLVFFIVMDFLGFFVHFLQHKIPILWEFHKVHHSAEVMHPVSNFREHPVDNIAYITTIGCGHGIMVGLAVLWLGYIPSMPAVFGVPVMMFLFNIFGYNLRHSHVWLRWPGVWSKILPSPAHHHVHHSCHPDHFDKNFAFMFPLWDVLFGTYTMPEDNRDVKFGVAGMKSGEMDTCVKLYVIPFKKAFRRLRKKLRGTPQRVLPPAE, encoded by the coding sequence ATGAGCTATCTTACGGATTTATTGGTTCTTTATACGGTCTATCTGACGAATTTCTTCGATTTCCTGTGGGACCCGAATGAACGCATCTTCGCAATGTATCTGCTCGCGGCGGTGCCATTTGCCTATTTTGCCTATCGTACGCACAAATATCATAAGGCGCAGTCCGCGGGCGGATTTCTTAGCTTTCTGTTTCCGCGTGAAGTCTGGTCTCATCCCTCGGCCTGGCTGGATCTTCGCTATTTCCTGTTTCACAAATGCATCGGGCATTTCTTTTTCTTTGTCGCGCTGACCGGTTGTACCGCCTGGGCATTTGCGCTGGTGACTGGGGGTATGAACCTGGCCGATATGGCCACAGAGGGCGATGCACATCGCGGCAGCTCGGATTATCTGATCGCCCTGGCCTATATGCTGGTGTTCTTCATCGTGATGGATTTCCTCGGGTTCTTCGTCCACTTCCTGCAACACAAAATTCCGATCCTCTGGGAGTTTCACAAAGTGCATCACAGCGCTGAAGTGATGCACCCCGTTTCCAATTTCCGGGAGCATCCGGTCGACAACATTGCCTATATCACCACCATTGGATGCGGCCATGGCATCATGGTTGGTCTGGCCGTGCTCTGGCTCGGGTATATTCCCAGCATGCCCGCGGTCTTCGGGGTGCCGGTCATGATGTTCCTGTTCAATATCTTCGGCTACAATCTGCGCCATTCCCATGTCTGGCTGCGCTGGCCCGGCGTCTGGTCAAAGATCCTGCCATCGCCCGCGCATCATCATGTGCATCACAGCTGTCATCCGGACCATTTTGACAAAAATTTCGCGTTCATGTTCCCGCTATGGGACGTGCTCTTTGGCACCTATACGATGCCCGAGGACAATCGGGATGTGAAGTTTGGCGTGGCCGGCATGAAATCGGGTGAGATGGATACCTGTGTCAAGCTCTACGTCATTCCGTTTAAGAAGGCCTTTCGGCGGCTTCGCAAGAAGCTACGTGGCACGCCTCAGAGGGTGCTGCCACCTGCTGAATAA